From the Sediminitomix flava genome, one window contains:
- a CDS encoding DUF1707 SHOCT-like domain-containing protein — MMNKTSFGLPKKREEVIGLLQKAYTDNDLEETEYEDRLQKAYEASCLEDLEKVIHDFPNRHTVFATQSAPHFSAPKTAARNANLPDTKTPQHMTAILGEQKLNVRKSYFTPLNVLTVLGEHRLNCQDMVPKANLIPFSVKTVLGDTRIDLRNPQFHGKTIHIAITNLLGETKILVPKGAVIQNMTNTILGDYSEKHKNNSNLIKKIYKSITNEPEIPQEELQGVEFTVVLRGTCLLGNVSVAYY, encoded by the coding sequence ATGATGAATAAAACTTCCTTCGGCTTACCCAAAAAGAGAGAAGAAGTCATTGGGCTATTACAGAAAGCATATACAGATAATGATTTAGAGGAAACAGAATACGAAGACAGACTTCAAAAGGCTTACGAAGCAAGTTGTTTGGAAGATTTGGAAAAGGTTATTCATGATTTCCCGAATAGACATACGGTTTTTGCAACGCAATCTGCGCCTCATTTTTCAGCACCAAAAACAGCTGCTAGAAATGCTAATTTGCCAGATACTAAAACACCTCAGCATATGACGGCTATTTTAGGTGAGCAAAAGTTAAATGTCCGAAAGAGCTACTTTACGCCATTAAACGTACTGACTGTTTTAGGGGAACATCGTCTGAACTGTCAAGATATGGTGCCTAAAGCGAATCTGATTCCTTTTAGTGTGAAAACAGTGCTAGGAGATACAAGAATTGACTTGAGAAATCCTCAATTTCATGGGAAAACGATTCATATAGCGATCACAAATTTATTGGGAGAAACAAAGATTCTTGTACCCAAAGGAGCTGTGATTCAGAATATGACAAATACCATTTTGGGGGATTATAGTGAGAAGCACAAAAATAACTCAAATCTGATTAAGAAAATATATAAGTCTATTACGAATGAACCCGAAATACCTCAGGAAGAACTACAAGGAGTTGAGTTTACTGTGGTTTTGAGAGGAACGTGTTTGTTGGGTAATGTGAGTGTGGCATATTATTAG
- a CDS encoding tetratricopeptide repeat protein — protein MTRIQKLFTFSILLLSSITSYGQEFGFIPEQANLLLKGDRANNEFARADSLLNEYMYDSAEVYFERALVRYEEYYGQGNIDIVPVYQAISELLAQKEYPHKSIYYAERGLGILEAQYKPDALKIAQMYMFIGDIYRYNKQGIDAINKYARALRTFQNVKGTAHYPDMIKLYMMMGNTYYFIQDFGKAISYYRKAVNAIIDLDTETRTDVTILYQNIANALLQGGSVDLAKENISKSIEIGKVVYGNKSPEVADSYQLLASIHFEQMEYDSAMYYSRKAMDIRDWMSEEIDKREKHYAKLGKDFFLLEKYELSREWYDRGFSKLIQEDEPSKELGEKVLNVAEKFRGARKWDDAIHFYETAHSVFVELDTAKERNVKQRLKLNSRVIDLSIALQDYTEAKKWIDRSVTLRKEKYGEDSEEMLVSLFDLGNIYGLMGEKEEALKYYEEIMGKVKGSESRNEALVYNNLAMLYFRDQDYKSSLNYATKLTRYYEDVYATDYIKTEACYMLLGNIYHAMGKSSKAWNCYWRVLSRDGKLYDKPNEVALQANQNLSEIFTAKGDAKNAQTFKVKTQEVKNRMVVQ, from the coding sequence ATGACAAGAATACAAAAGCTATTTACATTTAGTATCCTGTTACTAAGTTCTATTACTAGTTACGGTCAAGAATTCGGATTTATCCCCGAACAAGCCAATCTCTTGCTAAAGGGAGATCGTGCCAATAATGAATTTGCTAGAGCTGATTCGTTATTGAACGAATATATGTATGATAGTGCCGAGGTTTACTTCGAGCGTGCCCTTGTACGATATGAAGAATATTACGGACAAGGTAACATAGATATTGTGCCTGTTTATCAAGCGATATCAGAGCTTCTTGCTCAAAAAGAATATCCTCATAAATCAATCTATTATGCTGAAAGAGGGCTAGGAATCTTGGAAGCACAATACAAGCCCGATGCACTCAAAATAGCACAAATGTATATGTTTATTGGTGATATCTACCGCTACAACAAGCAAGGGATAGATGCCATTAATAAATACGCTCGTGCACTCCGTACTTTTCAGAATGTAAAAGGAACAGCTCATTATCCTGATATGATTAAGTTGTACATGATGATGGGAAACACCTACTACTTTATCCAAGACTTCGGAAAAGCCATTAGCTATTATAGAAAAGCAGTAAATGCCATCATTGATCTCGATACCGAAACACGTACAGACGTTACAATTCTTTATCAGAACATTGCGAATGCCTTGCTTCAAGGTGGTTCGGTTGATTTGGCAAAAGAAAATATTAGCAAGTCCATAGAAATCGGGAAAGTCGTTTATGGAAATAAGTCTCCAGAAGTAGCAGATAGTTACCAACTTCTTGCCTCTATACATTTTGAGCAAATGGAATATGACAGTGCCATGTACTATTCTCGAAAAGCAATGGATATTAGGGACTGGATGAGTGAGGAAATTGACAAAAGAGAAAAGCACTACGCTAAACTCGGTAAAGACTTCTTCCTTTTAGAAAAATATGAGCTTTCTAGAGAATGGTATGACAGAGGTTTTTCTAAGTTGATTCAAGAAGATGAACCTTCAAAAGAACTAGGAGAAAAAGTATTAAATGTTGCAGAAAAATTCAGAGGTGCTCGCAAATGGGATGATGCAATTCATTTCTACGAAACAGCTCATTCTGTTTTTGTGGAATTAGATACTGCCAAAGAACGAAATGTCAAGCAACGCCTCAAACTCAATTCAAGAGTAATTGATTTGAGCATTGCACTCCAAGATTATACAGAAGCCAAAAAATGGATTGATCGAAGTGTTACTTTACGTAAAGAAAAATATGGCGAAGACAGCGAAGAAATGCTTGTGTCCCTATTTGACCTCGGAAATATTTATGGTTTGATGGGAGAGAAGGAAGAAGCACTCAAGTACTATGAAGAAATCATGGGAAAAGTGAAAGGTTCTGAAAGTAGAAATGAGGCATTGGTTTACAATAATTTGGCGATGCTTTATTTCAGAGATCAGGATTATAAATCTTCCTTAAACTATGCTACAAAACTGACTCGTTATTATGAAGATGTTTATGCTACAGATTACATAAAGACTGAAGCGTGTTATATGTTGCTAGGAAATATCTATCATGCAATGGGCAAATCTTCCAAAGCTTGGAACTGCTACTGGCGAGTTCTTTCTAGAGATGGAAAGCTTTACGATAAACCAAACGAAGTAGCTTTACAAGCCAATCAAAACCTTAGTGAGATATTTACAGCTAAAGGAGACGCTAAAAATGCACAAACCTTTAAGGTTAAGACACAAGAAGTAAAAAACAGAATGGTTGTTCAGTAA
- a CDS encoding response regulator yields the protein MTSLQHIFVIDDDPTNNLICQKLLEKSGFTQKVSTYTEASDAIEALKSLDGNEEYPELILLDINMPPTSGWDFLDTFKQEGLTTTKVVMLSSGVTPQDEETASTYELIVKVLDKPLSIAKINELKTLF from the coding sequence ATGACGAGTTTACAACATATATTTGTCATAGACGACGACCCGACAAACAATCTAATTTGTCAGAAACTATTAGAAAAATCAGGCTTTACACAAAAAGTTTCTACTTATACAGAAGCCTCTGACGCTATTGAAGCGCTAAAATCTTTAGACGGTAATGAAGAATATCCTGAACTGATTCTTCTTGATATAAATATGCCTCCTACAAGTGGTTGGGATTTTCTAGATACATTTAAACAAGAAGGACTTACAACGACAAAAGTTGTGATGCTTTCTTCCGGTGTTACGCCTCAAGACGAAGAAACTGCTTCGACTTATGAGCTTATAGTAAAGGTGTTAGACAAACCACTTTCCATCGCTAAGATCAATGAATTAAAGACTTTATTTTAA
- a CDS encoding DUF4286 family protein, whose product MVVYNVTVSIEKSVVEEWKKWMKDEHIPDVLATGLFSSARFLKMLSEVEGNPGETYAIQYNCESMDHLTLYQEKYAAVLQKDHSDRFGGKYHAFRTVLEDVD is encoded by the coding sequence ATGGTAGTCTATAATGTAACTGTAAGTATAGAAAAGTCTGTGGTAGAGGAATGGAAAAAGTGGATGAAAGACGAACACATTCCAGATGTGTTAGCTACAGGGCTTTTCAGTTCAGCTCGCTTTTTGAAGATGCTTTCAGAAGTAGAAGGAAATCCGGGAGAGACTTATGCTATACAGTACAATTGTGAGAGTATGGATCATTTAACGCTTTATCAAGAAAAATACGCAGCAGTATTGCAAAAGGATCATAGCGATCGCTTTGGCGGAAAATACCATGCCTTCAGAACTGTTCTTGAAGATGTAGACTAA
- a CDS encoding protein-disulfide reductase DsbD family protein: protein MRKSSILVFLFFLASFSQVFGQIFTPTTWKSPVADKKEVNVGDEITLTFEAKIIDKWYLYSSDFDPDLGPMVTSFTFKANDSYELVGGITPVNPNKKYDDLWEGDITYFKKTGLFTQKVKVLSKNFKIQGTIVGQACSDIDGQCVPFEKDFSFSGLKVTGEDMAPVKKTEVKSVIESTVTDVEGEQEEGLLGFMLTAFLFGLTAIFTPCVFPMIPLTVSFFTKQKGGLGKALLYGFFIVLIYTLVGGILVPFTKDPGIANLISTHWLPNTIFFVVFIIFALSFFGLFEITLPSSVVNKMDRQSDRGGLFGIFFMALTLTLVSFSCTGPIVGSILIESIQGGSIKPVLGMAAFGLAFALPFTIFAAFPKLMDTMPKSGGWLNSVKVVLGFVELAFAFKFLSTIDLVLHWNLLDKDVMLSIWIATGSFLGLYLLGKIRLPHDYQPVEQIGVFRMLLALGVFTFVVYMIPGLFGAPVNVLSGILPPQTHHNFDMNKVVRDNIKTYGISAANASEGIGETVKYGELFELPHGLEGYFEYEQALEASKREGKPIFIDFTGHGCANCRRMEDLVWKNPEVLKRLQNDYIVLALYVDDRTELPESAWITAEYDGKVKTTIGQINQYIQFTKYNGNAQPYYIITDETGSLFTENGKEVLLPRGYDTSISGFVEFLDKGKQLYQNK from the coding sequence ATGAGAAAATCATCAATTTTGGTGTTTCTGTTCTTCTTGGCGTCTTTTAGTCAAGTATTCGGACAGATTTTTACACCAACCACATGGAAGTCTCCAGTAGCCGATAAGAAAGAAGTAAATGTCGGAGATGAAATCACACTTACTTTCGAGGCTAAAATTATTGATAAATGGTATTTGTACTCTTCAGACTTTGATCCTGATTTAGGACCAATGGTCACTAGCTTTACTTTCAAAGCGAATGATTCGTATGAGTTGGTAGGAGGAATTACACCTGTAAATCCTAATAAGAAATATGATGACCTTTGGGAGGGAGACATCACGTATTTCAAAAAAACAGGTCTTTTTACTCAGAAAGTAAAAGTACTTAGCAAAAACTTTAAGATTCAAGGTACAATTGTAGGACAGGCTTGTTCAGATATTGATGGACAATGTGTGCCTTTTGAAAAAGATTTTTCTTTTAGCGGTCTAAAAGTAACAGGAGAAGATATGGCTCCTGTAAAAAAAACTGAAGTAAAGAGTGTAATCGAGTCAACAGTAACAGACGTAGAGGGTGAACAAGAAGAAGGTCTTCTAGGCTTTATGTTGACAGCCTTTCTTTTTGGTCTTACAGCAATCTTTACACCTTGTGTATTCCCAATGATACCACTGACAGTGTCATTCTTTACAAAACAGAAAGGTGGGTTAGGAAAAGCATTGCTTTACGGATTCTTTATCGTACTTATTTATACATTGGTTGGAGGTATCTTGGTGCCGTTCACTAAAGATCCGGGTATTGCCAATTTGATTAGTACACACTGGTTGCCAAATACAATTTTCTTTGTTGTATTTATCATTTTTGCCCTTTCATTCTTTGGGTTATTCGAGATTACATTGCCCTCGTCGGTAGTGAATAAAATGGATCGTCAGTCTGACAGAGGAGGTCTTTTCGGAATCTTCTTCATGGCTCTGACACTTACTTTGGTTTCTTTCTCATGTACAGGGCCAATTGTAGGTTCAATCCTTATCGAGTCAATTCAAGGAGGTTCAATCAAACCTGTATTAGGCATGGCAGCTTTCGGACTTGCTTTCGCACTGCCGTTTACCATTTTTGCAGCATTCCCTAAGTTGATGGATACAATGCCAAAATCAGGCGGATGGTTGAACTCTGTAAAAGTTGTGCTTGGTTTCGTAGAATTGGCATTCGCATTTAAATTCTTGAGTACAATTGACCTTGTTCTTCACTGGAATTTGTTGGATAAAGACGTAATGCTTTCTATCTGGATTGCTACTGGTTCTTTCTTAGGATTGTATTTGTTGGGTAAAATTCGTTTGCCACACGATTATCAGCCAGTAGAACAAATTGGGGTATTCAGAATGCTTTTGGCACTAGGTGTTTTCACTTTCGTGGTTTATATGATTCCTGGTTTGTTTGGTGCTCCTGTAAATGTTCTTTCGGGTATTTTGCCTCCTCAAACACACCATAACTTCGATATGAACAAAGTGGTAAGAGATAACATTAAAACTTATGGCATTTCTGCTGCGAATGCTTCAGAGGGAATTGGAGAAACAGTGAAATATGGAGAGCTATTTGAGCTTCCTCATGGCTTAGAAGGCTACTTTGAATATGAGCAAGCTTTAGAAGCTTCTAAAAGAGAAGGGAAACCAATTTTCATCGATTTTACAGGACATGGCTGTGCAAACTGTCGTAGAATGGAAGATTTGGTTTGGAAAAATCCTGAGGTATTGAAAAGACTTCAAAATGACTATATCGTTTTGGCTTTGTATGTAGATGATCGTACTGAGCTTCCAGAAAGTGCGTGGATCACTGCTGAATATGATGGTAAAGTGAAAACTACAATCGGTCAGATTAACCAATACATTCAGTTTACAAAGTATAACGGAAATGCTCAGCCGTATTACATTATCACTGATGAAACAGGAAGTCTATTTACTGAAAATGGTAAAGAAGTTCTTCTTCCTCGTGGTTATGATACTAGTATTTCTGGTTTTGTAGAGTTCCTTGACAAAGGAAAACAACTTTATCAGAATAAATAA
- a CDS encoding 1-aminocyclopropane-1-carboxylate deaminase/D-cysteine desulfhydrase — protein sequence MIINQEVTPIQELSNPIFEQNGVRLFIKRDDLNHPAISGNKLRKLKYNLIKAKEQGHTKLLTFGGAYSNHIYAVAAAGAEFGFETIAIIRGEEHLPLNPTLSFASSKGMKIDYMDRTTFRQKDNEDVLEKIKEKWGDFYHVPMGGSNDLAIPGVIELATEIKNQIPDLNYICTACGTGGTMAGIIAGSDKDTKILGFPALKGGEFLAKDIDQYLHLHQNNELPDWELICDYHFGGYAKKKPELLEFIEKIQSEYQIELEFIYTAKMLYGVFDLIKKGYFPKGSKIVAVHTGGLQINKKGE from the coding sequence ATGATTATAAACCAAGAGGTTACACCCATTCAAGAACTGTCGAACCCCATTTTTGAGCAAAATGGGGTTCGATTGTTTATAAAAAGGGATGATTTGAACCACCCCGCTATTTCGGGAAATAAACTTCGCAAACTAAAGTACAACCTTATCAAAGCCAAAGAACAAGGGCATACCAAACTTTTGACCTTTGGTGGCGCTTATTCCAATCACATTTACGCTGTGGCTGCAGCAGGAGCTGAATTTGGTTTTGAGACGATTGCCATTATTCGAGGAGAAGAACACTTACCTTTAAATCCCACACTTTCATTTGCATCTTCTAAAGGAATGAAGATCGATTATATGGATCGGACTACTTTTAGGCAAAAGGATAACGAAGATGTTTTAGAAAAGATAAAAGAAAAATGGGGCGATTTTTACCACGTTCCTATGGGGGGAAGCAATGACCTTGCAATTCCAGGTGTAATTGAATTGGCTACCGAAATTAAGAATCAGATTCCTGACCTTAATTACATTTGTACGGCTTGCGGAACAGGTGGAACAATGGCTGGAATTATTGCAGGAAGTGATAAGGATACCAAAATATTAGGCTTTCCAGCGCTTAAAGGCGGTGAGTTTTTAGCAAAAGATATTGATCAATATCTACATCTTCACCAAAATAATGAATTGCCTGACTGGGAATTAATCTGTGATTATCATTTTGGAGGGTACGCAAAGAAGAAACCTGAATTACTTGAGTTCATAGAAAAAATTCAGTCTGAATATCAAATTGAGCTTGAGTTCATCTATACAGCCAAAATGCTTTATGGTGTTTTTGATTTAATAAAGAAAGGATATTTTCCGAAAGGAAGTAAAATTGTAGCTGTCCATACTGGTGGTTTACAGATAAATAAAAAAGGTGAGTAA
- the hslV gene encoding ATP-dependent protease subunit HslV has translation MKEQKFRSTTVLAVVKDGKVAIGADGQATFGNTVAKSNVRKVRRLADGNIAIGFAGSTADAFTLMERFEEKLSAYGGNMKRAAIELAKDWRMDRYLRRLEAMMIVANREEVLIISGTGDVIEPDHQIAAIGSGSMYAQAAALSMLRHADQLSAEEIVREGLNIAADICIYTNHNLVIEVLE, from the coding sequence ATGAAAGAGCAAAAATTCAGATCAACAACCGTCCTTGCGGTCGTAAAAGACGGCAAAGTGGCTATTGGAGCTGATGGACAGGCTACTTTTGGAAATACAGTAGCCAAAAGTAACGTTCGTAAAGTTCGTCGTTTAGCTGATGGAAATATAGCAATAGGCTTTGCAGGTTCTACAGCTGATGCCTTCACTCTTATGGAGCGCTTCGAAGAAAAATTGAGCGCTTACGGAGGAAATATGAAAAGAGCTGCTATTGAGCTTGCTAAAGACTGGCGAATGGATCGCTACTTAAGACGTCTTGAAGCAATGATGATTGTAGCAAATAGAGAAGAGGTTTTGATTATCTCTGGTACAGGAGATGTGATTGAACCAGACCACCAAATTGCCGCTATCGGTTCAGGAAGCATGTACGCACAAGCTGCTGCGCTTTCTATGCTTCGTCATGCAGATCAATTATCAGCCGAAGAAATTGTAAGAGAAGGTTTGAATATCGCTGCTGATATCTGTATCTATACCAATCATAATTTGGTAATTGAAGTATTAGAGTAG
- a CDS encoding leucine-rich repeat domain-containing protein, with amino-acid sequence MKKRFLYKIESKILYFFLLASTFSHTAQAQSLNQNWWNDLSPTWQQIFVEAADLSSSEVSSSDLEKIVNLKKINCSGLSVEGDFRDIQSLEPLSQLKNLEVVDCSYSSIDNIIPLEKLPNLKVINCTGTLIENIAPLANASLLKELYLGQTFVRSVTELGETSNLEKLDLYQCPDFRDFGSIGQLKKLKILALDETSLASLDFVTNLLSLEELSISQTYISDLNPLVALESLRRLEFFETNVKDIAPLKKLTQLEYVNGNNNQNIIDIQDFEELKKLKVLYLSNTGISTLRPLSTIAGLEEVTFSQTHVEDISPLKDNSNLKTIICTGTPIESITPVSELSKLSVFYIRDTNVSQEEVRAFKASHPDCEIDN; translated from the coding sequence ATGAAAAAGAGATTTTTATATAAAATTGAGTCTAAAATTCTCTATTTTTTCCTGCTAGCAAGTACTTTTTCTCATACTGCACAGGCTCAATCACTCAATCAAAACTGGTGGAACGACCTTAGCCCAACTTGGCAACAAATTTTTGTAGAAGCAGCTGATCTGTCTTCTTCAGAAGTTTCTTCATCAGACCTTGAGAAGATTGTAAACCTAAAAAAAATCAATTGTTCAGGCTTATCTGTTGAAGGTGACTTCAGAGATATCCAAAGCCTTGAACCATTGAGCCAGTTGAAAAACTTGGAAGTAGTCGATTGTTCATATTCTTCAATCGATAACATTATACCACTCGAAAAACTTCCAAACCTAAAAGTTATCAACTGTACAGGTACACTGATTGAAAACATTGCTCCTTTGGCTAATGCCTCACTACTTAAAGAATTATACTTAGGGCAAACATTTGTTAGATCTGTTACAGAATTAGGAGAAACTTCTAATCTCGAAAAATTAGATTTGTATCAATGTCCAGACTTTAGAGACTTTGGATCTATCGGACAATTGAAAAAACTTAAAATCCTTGCTTTAGATGAAACATCTCTCGCTTCATTGGATTTTGTTACTAACCTACTTTCTCTTGAAGAGTTAAGTATTTCACAAACTTATATTTCTGACCTAAATCCTCTTGTAGCTCTTGAAAGCTTAAGACGTTTAGAGTTCTTTGAGACTAATGTGAAAGACATTGCTCCTCTCAAAAAACTTACTCAATTAGAGTATGTAAACGGAAACAATAACCAAAACATTATCGATATCCAAGATTTCGAGGAATTGAAAAAGCTTAAAGTACTTTACCTTTCGAATACAGGTATTTCTACTTTGAGACCTCTTTCTACTATCGCAGGATTAGAAGAGGTTACTTTCTCTCAAACTCATGTTGAAGATATCAGTCCTTTGAAAGATAATTCAAACTTGAAAACGATCATCTGTACAGGAACTCCAATTGAGAGTATCACTCCTGTTTCAGAGTTGTCAAAGCTTTCAGTTTTCTATATCAGAGATACAAATGTAAGTCAAGAAGAAGTAAGAGCATTTAAAGCTTCTCACCCTGACTGCGAAATTGATAACTAG